GTATCCCGGTGCTCTCGACGGTCGTCGTCGACGCGCTGGCGGCGCTGGGCGAACTCCCGTTCTTCGGGGCGCTGTTCGAGGCGTCGCCGATGGTGTACCTGATGTTCGTCGCCGTCGGCGCGTCGTGGTGGACGCTGAACCGCACCTCCTTCGGTCGCTGGGTGCGCGCCTCCGGGGAGAACCCGAAGGCGCTCGACACCGCCGGCGTCGACGTGACGCGCGTGCGCTACGCGGCGGTGCTGCTGTCGGGCGTCCTCGCGGGCATCGGCGGCGCGGCGCTGTCGCTGTCGCTCGGCCAGTTCGTCGGCAACGGGCCGACGATGGTGAACGGGAAGGGGTTCATCGCCATCGTCACCTACCTGCTCGGGAACTACAACCCGATCGGCGCACTGCTGTCGACGATGCTGTTCGCCGGACTGGACGCGCTGCAGTTCTCGCTGCAGGGCCAGGACGTGCTCGCCATCCCGCAGTCGCTCGTGCGCACCATCCCGTACGTGTCGGTCATCGTCGTGCTGGCGCTGTTCGGTCGGACGCGCATCCCGGAGGCGGCCGGGGAGTACTACGAGTCGGGTGAGGAGTAGCGCGGCCGAGCGAACGGCGTGAGCGAGGCCGCGGCCAGACGGCGGCGAGGTCATCGGGCCGAGCCGCCCGGAACAGCGGAGATCGCCCACGGCTCACGGCTCGCTGCGCTCGCCGTTCGCATCGGGGTCTCGCTCGCTCCGCTCGCTCGACCCCGCACCGAACGACTGCCTTTTTTACCACCCACGAGTGACTCCGTGTAATGACTACACACGAGCCCGATATCGTCGTCGTCGGCGCGGGCACGGCGGGCTGTTACGCGGCTGCGACC
The DNA window shown above is from Halobaculum marinum and carries:
- a CDS encoding ABC transporter permease, with product MSAPSSIPEAVGDRVDALGTRTTVAVGTVLAALLAVGALAAAGSGDTVVAVLELLFSKSTLGAALRLSVPIAFAALGGIFAEKSGVINIGLEGLLIISAFAGVYATSVTGSVWLGVLGGVVASTLLAALFAVVCIEFRADQIIAGLAIWLIALGLAPFASQVVFGSKNASAGATFPDIQQLLADTGIPVLSTVVVDALAALGELPFFGALFEASPMVYLMFVAVGASWWTLNRTSFGRWVRASGENPKALDTAGVDVTRVRYAAVLLSGVLAGIGGAALSLSLGQFVGNGPTMVNGKGFIAIVTYLLGNYNPIGALLSTMLFAGLDALQFSLQGQDVLAIPQSLVRTIPYVSVIVVLALFGRTRIPEAAGEYYESGEE